In one Kitasatospora cineracea genomic region, the following are encoded:
- a CDS encoding MFS transporter, producing the protein MPLALVALAVTAFAIGTTEFSAMGLLPQIADGLDRTIPQAGWLISLYALGVVIGAPLLTAVAAKLPRKTVLIGLAGLFTFGNLLCAIAPNFAFLAVARLITGLPHGAFFGAGAVAAAELVAPHLRARAVSVMFSGLTVANILGVPAATLLGQHLGWRAAMLVVVAIGLLGAAAIARLVPPLPSHPGAGLRSELATFRSGQLWLALATVVFGCAGLFACYTYITPALTDVAGFAEGSVTLVLALFGVGMTIGNVVGGYAADRALRPSICAAFLAMAGALGLFALTAHARWSAAATVVLIGMAGFATVPTVQTLVIRKARTAPTLASATVQGAFNLANAMGAWLGGLALSAGYGLTSPSLVGAGLSLLGFVIAALSWAVDRRGPVAVADHPAAAGEKKQAAAAG; encoded by the coding sequence ATGCCCCTGGCGCTCGTCGCCCTCGCCGTGACCGCGTTCGCCATCGGTACCACCGAGTTCTCCGCGATGGGGCTGCTGCCGCAGATCGCCGACGGGCTGGACCGGACGATCCCGCAGGCGGGCTGGCTGATCTCGCTGTACGCGCTGGGCGTGGTGATCGGGGCACCGCTGCTGACCGCGGTGGCCGCGAAGCTGCCGCGCAAGACGGTGCTGATCGGACTGGCGGGGCTGTTCACGTTCGGGAACCTGCTGTGCGCGATCGCGCCGAACTTCGCCTTCCTGGCGGTGGCCCGGCTGATCACCGGGCTGCCGCACGGCGCGTTCTTCGGGGCCGGGGCGGTCGCCGCCGCCGAACTGGTCGCCCCGCACCTGCGGGCCCGGGCGGTGTCGGTGATGTTCTCCGGCCTGACGGTGGCGAACATCCTCGGGGTGCCCGCCGCCACCCTGCTCGGCCAGCACCTCGGTTGGCGGGCCGCGATGCTCGTGGTGGTGGCGATCGGCCTGCTCGGCGCCGCCGCCATCGCCCGCCTGGTGCCGCCGCTGCCCAGCCACCCCGGCGCGGGCCTGCGCAGCGAACTCGCCACCTTCCGCAGCGGACAGCTCTGGCTGGCGCTGGCCACCGTGGTGTTCGGCTGCGCCGGACTGTTCGCCTGCTACACCTACATCACCCCCGCGCTCACCGACGTCGCCGGGTTCGCCGAGGGCTCGGTCACCCTGGTGCTGGCGCTGTTCGGCGTCGGCATGACGATCGGCAACGTGGTCGGCGGCTACGCGGCCGACCGGGCGCTGCGCCCGTCGATCTGCGCGGCGTTCCTGGCGATGGCGGGCGCGCTCGGCCTGTTCGCGCTCACCGCGCACGCCCGCTGGTCGGCCGCCGCGACGGTGGTGCTGATCGGCATGGCGGGCTTCGCCACCGTCCCGACCGTGCAGACGCTGGTGATCCGCAAGGCGCGCACCGCGCCGACGCTGGCGTCCGCGACCGTGCAGGGCGCGTTCAACCTGGCCAACGCGATGGGCGCCTGGCTCGGCGGCCTGGCGCTGTCCGCCGGGTACGGGCTGACCTCGCCCTCGCTGGTCGGGGCGGGCCTGTCGCTGCTCGGGTTCGTGATCGCCGCGCTCTCCTGGGCGGTGGACCGGCGCGGGCCGGTGGCCGTGGCCGACCACCCGGCGGCCGCGGGGGAGAAGAAACAGGCCGCGGCGGCGGGTTGA
- a CDS encoding GNAT family N-acetyltransferase, with protein MPTAHWPLPGLTARTARLELRLPTEPELHELADLAAAGVVAPGTRPLGSTWAYGTPTERARAVLQAHWRAQGRWSPEDWNLPLAVFVDGRPAGIQSVRATAFALRREVLSGSWLALPHHGRGLGTEARAAMLHLAFAGLGATDATSHCYADNAPSVAVSRRLGYRPDGVERELRQGEATTTLRFRLTREQWDATERPEVRLTGLDACAELFGL; from the coding sequence ATGCCCACCGCCCACTGGCCCCTGCCCGGTCTGACCGCCCGCACCGCCCGCCTCGAACTCCGGCTGCCCACCGAGCCCGAACTGCACGAGCTCGCCGACCTCGCCGCCGCCGGCGTGGTCGCCCCCGGCACCCGGCCCCTCGGCTCCACCTGGGCCTACGGCACGCCCACCGAACGCGCCCGGGCCGTCCTCCAGGCCCACTGGCGCGCCCAGGGCCGCTGGAGCCCGGAGGACTGGAACCTGCCGCTGGCGGTCTTCGTCGACGGCCGACCGGCCGGCATCCAGTCCGTCCGCGCCACCGCGTTCGCGCTGCGCCGCGAAGTCCTCTCCGGCTCCTGGCTCGCCCTGCCCCACCACGGCCGCGGCCTGGGCACCGAGGCCCGCGCCGCCATGCTCCACCTGGCCTTCGCCGGCCTCGGCGCCACCGACGCCACCTCGCACTGCTACGCCGACAACGCCCCGTCCGTCGCGGTCTCCCGCCGCCTGGGCTACCGCCCCGACGGCGTCGAACGCGAACTCCGCCAGGGCGAAGCCACCACCACCCTGCGCTTCCGCCTCACCCGCGAGCAGTGGGACGCCACCGAACGCCCCGAGGTCCGCCTCACCGGCCTGGACGCCTGCGCCGAACTGTTCGGACTCTGA
- a CDS encoding phytanoyl-CoA dioxygenase family protein, whose protein sequence is MFAPSRRARLFRSASDRPYFSSDGESYLAQHTLRELTKSRPLRVLSEEDFTHWQTYGYVVVREAVPAGHARRMLDFAWQFQGLDPRDPAGWFADRPFRSELEQQLHVYGFVEAYHHQLLWDSRQDQRVYDAFVDVWDCEELWVTLDRLNLNPPNRGTRDRALVDPADRGPDVRLHWDIDTSLGVPPQRVQGIIALNETAPETGGFHCSPELFRRFDAWRLAQPADRDPLRPDFDRAELPVVRPELHPGDLLIWNGLLAHGVARNLSEQGVRAVQYLSMMPALEEHEQLRRSRIDSWRHLHTPRWNRTLVGDPVLHESKRYSTARLNELGGKLLGLSSWYEPVDLAGQAVGRAGRCAASA, encoded by the coding sequence ATGTTCGCACCGTCCCGCCGCGCCCGACTGTTCCGGTCCGCGAGCGACCGCCCGTACTTCAGCAGCGACGGCGAGTCCTACCTCGCCCAGCACACCCTGCGCGAGCTGACCAAGTCCCGTCCGCTGCGGGTGCTGTCCGAGGAGGACTTCACGCACTGGCAGACCTACGGCTACGTGGTCGTCCGCGAGGCGGTGCCGGCCGGGCACGCCCGCCGGATGCTCGACTTCGCCTGGCAGTTCCAGGGGTTGGACCCGCGGGACCCGGCCGGCTGGTTCGCCGACCGGCCGTTCCGCTCCGAGCTGGAGCAGCAGTTGCACGTCTACGGCTTCGTCGAGGCGTACCACCACCAGCTGCTCTGGGACAGCCGGCAGGACCAGCGGGTCTACGACGCCTTCGTGGACGTCTGGGACTGCGAGGAGCTGTGGGTCACCCTGGACCGGCTCAACCTCAACCCGCCCAACCGGGGCACCCGGGACCGGGCGCTGGTCGACCCCGCCGACCGCGGCCCGGACGTCCGGCTGCACTGGGACATCGACACCTCCCTGGGCGTGCCGCCGCAGCGGGTGCAGGGCATCATCGCGCTCAACGAGACCGCCCCGGAGACCGGCGGCTTCCACTGCAGTCCGGAGCTGTTCCGGCGCTTCGACGCGTGGCGGCTCGCCCAGCCGGCCGACCGCGACCCGCTCCGCCCGGACTTCGACCGGGCCGAACTGCCGGTGGTGCGCCCCGAGTTGCACCCCGGCGACCTGCTGATCTGGAACGGGCTGCTGGCGCACGGCGTCGCCCGCAACCTGTCCGAGCAGGGCGTGCGCGCCGTGCAGTACCTGTCGATGATGCCCGCGCTGGAGGAGCACGAGCAGCTGCGCAGGTCCCGGATCGACTCCTGGCGGCACCTGCACACCCCGCGCTGGAACCGCACCCTGGTCGGCGATCCGGTGCTGCACGAGTCCAAGCGCTACTCGACCGCGCGGCTGAACGAGCTCGGCGGCAAGCTGCTCGGCCTCAGCTCCTGGTACGAGCCGGTCGACCTGGCCGGGCAGGCCGTCGGCCGGGCCGGCCGGTGCGCCGCGTCCGCCTGA
- a CDS encoding LLM class flavin-dependent oxidoreductase — MTESNHLPGRVGVMLPRDLPVRQLLPYARRAEQAGFDELWVVEDLGWRGGIAQAASVLAATERITVGIGILPAGARNVCFAAMELATLAQLHPGRLTAGVGHGMRDWMEQSGGAWPASPLTLLREYTTALRALLRGEDGPADGRYVRCAGVRLTETPDVVPPVVLGVRGPRSQALAGESADGLLLAEPAPPAYIAASLGHLGRTDAQVVTYDVAAVDRDGDAAVERVRAGLAAIGEPDWAPHIDPLPFAAEFRAHRAASADGEEFARTMPAEWVRALAVTGTPEQARAAIAARHAAGATGVVLAPVGPDPLGALESLALALPGKE; from the coding sequence ATGACCGAGTCGAACCACCTGCCCGGCCGGGTCGGCGTGATGCTGCCCCGCGACCTGCCCGTGCGGCAGCTCCTCCCCTACGCGCGCCGCGCCGAGCAGGCGGGATTCGACGAGCTGTGGGTGGTCGAGGACCTCGGCTGGCGCGGCGGCATCGCCCAGGCCGCCAGTGTGCTCGCCGCCACCGAGCGGATCACCGTCGGCATCGGCATCCTGCCCGCCGGAGCCCGCAACGTCTGCTTCGCCGCGATGGAACTCGCCACCCTCGCCCAGCTCCACCCCGGCCGCCTCACCGCGGGCGTCGGCCACGGCATGCGCGACTGGATGGAGCAGTCCGGCGGCGCCTGGCCCGCCAGCCCGCTCACCCTGCTGCGCGAGTACACCACCGCGCTGCGCGCCCTGCTGCGCGGCGAGGACGGCCCGGCCGACGGCCGGTACGTGCGCTGCGCGGGCGTCCGGCTCACCGAGACCCCCGACGTGGTGCCGCCCGTCGTGCTGGGCGTGCGCGGTCCCAGGTCGCAGGCCCTCGCCGGGGAGAGCGCCGACGGGCTGCTGCTCGCCGAACCCGCCCCGCCCGCCTACATCGCCGCCTCGCTCGGCCACCTGGGCCGCACCGACGCCCAGGTGGTCACCTACGACGTCGCCGCCGTCGACCGGGACGGGGACGCCGCCGTCGAACGGGTCCGGGCCGGGCTGGCCGCGATCGGCGAGCCCGACTGGGCCCCGCACATCGACCCGCTGCCGTTCGCCGCCGAGTTCCGCGCCCACCGGGCCGCCAGCGCCGACGGCGAGGAGTTCGCCCGCACCATGCCCGCGGAGTGGGTCCGCGCGCTCGCCGTCACCGGCACGCCCGAGCAGGCCCGGGCCGCGATCGCCGCCCGGCACGCGGCCGGGGCCACCGGCGTCGTCCTCGCCCCGGTCGGGCCCGACCCGCTGGGCGCACTGGAGTCACTGGCCCTGGCGCTGCCCGGCAAGGAGTAG